In Zonotrichia leucophrys gambelii isolate GWCS_2022_RI chromosome 12, RI_Zleu_2.0, whole genome shotgun sequence, a single genomic region encodes these proteins:
- the NT5DC2 gene encoding 5'-nucleotidase domain-containing protein 2 → MAALGSAVLRRGGGAAPRLLAVAVSCQSCRHKATGDGGHGQPREQHPAAPGRVGGQPVPAEGADTKTYLWARYHEMKKLVYDLLPPGVCNLLNPAAIYANNEISLGDVEIYGFDYDYTLAQYSNLLHSMIFNTARDILIEQFKYPEGLGKYDYIPGFAIRGLHYDVQKSLLMKIDAFHYVQLGTAYRGLKPVPDEEVIELYGGTQHIPLYQMSDFYGKGPSLKQFMDIFSLPEMTLLSSVIDYFITHGIEFDQVHLYKDISDAIRDVHVKGVMYKWIEKDMEQYILHGDEIYAVLNRLVNHKKKLFLITNSPFSFVDKGMKHMVGKNWRDLFDMVIVQADKPNFFTDRRKPFRKLDDKGSLQWDKINQLEKGKIYKEGNLFDFLRLTGWRGSKVLYFGDHLYSDLADLMLRHGWRTGAIVPELETEIRIINTEQYMHSLTWQQALTGLLERMQMYQDAESKQVLLEWMKERQEIRSLTKNLFNPQFGSIFRTFHNPTYFSRRLVRFSDIYMASISCLLNYDVNFTFYPRRTPLQHEAPLWMDQLCTGCMKTPFLEEMVHIR, encoded by the exons ATGGCGGCGCTGGGCTCGGCGGTGCTGCggaggggcggcggcgcggcccccCGGCTCCTCGCCGTGGCTGTGTCCTGCCAGAGCTGCCGGCACAAAGCCACCGGGGACGGAGGGCACGGGCAGCCCCGGGAGCAGCACCCGGCGGCCCCCGGCAGAGTCGGCGGCCAGCCCGTCCCGGCCGAGGGCGCGGACACCAAGACCTACCTGTGGGCCAGGTACCACGAGATGAAGAAGCTGGTGTACG ATCTCCTTCCACCAGGAGTCTGCAATCTCCTCAACCCCGCCGCCATCTATGCTAACAATGAGATCAGCCTGGGAGATGTGGAGATCTATGGCTTTGACTACGATTACACATTAGCACAGTATTCTAATTTACTGCACTCCATGATTTTCAACACTGCCAGAGATATCCTAATAGAACAATTCAAG TATCCAGAAGGGCTTGGGAAGTACGACTACATTCCAGGGTTTGCCATACGGGGACTTCACTATGATGTACAAAAG AGTCTCCTCATGAAGATTGATGCTTTCCATTATGTCCAGCTGGGGACTGCATATAG GGGGCTCAAACCGGTGCCTGATGAAGAGGTGATTGAACTCTACGGTGGTACCCAGCACATCCCCCTGTACCAGATGAGTGACTTCTATGGCAAG ggtcCATCACTTAAGCAGTTTATGgacattttttctctccctgaaaTGACACTGCTCTCTTCAGTCATTGATTACTTCATCACCCATGGCATTGAGTTTGACCAGGTGCATCTCTACAAAGACATATCT GATGCAATTAGAGATGTTCATGTGAAAGGAGTGATGTACAAATGGATTGAAAAAGATATGG AGCAGTATATCCTGCATGGGGATGAAATCTATGCTGTGCTAAACCGCCTGGTGAACCACAAGAAGAAGCTGTTCCTCATCACAAACAGTCCCTTTAGCTTTGT GGACAAAGGAATGAAGCACATGGTTGGCAAGAACTGGCGGGATTTATTCGACATGGTCATTGTGCAGGCGGACAAGCCCAACTTCTTCACCGACCGCCGCAA acCTTTTAGAAAACTGGATGATAAAGGCTCACTGCAGTGGGACAAAATAAaccagctggagaagggaaagatcTACAAAGAG GGCAACCTCTTTGATTTCCTGAGGCTGACAGGCTGGCGTGGATCCAAAGTGCTCTACTTTGGGGACCATCTGTACAGTGACCTTGCG GACCTCATGCTGCGTCATGGCTGGAGGACGGGAGCCATCGTTCCTGAGCTGGAGACGGAGATCCGGATCATAAACACGGAGCAGTACATGCACTCCCTGACCTGGCAGCAGGCTctcacagggctgctggagagaATGCAG ATGTATCAGGATGCAGAGTCTAAGCAAGTATTGCTGGAGTGGATGAAGGAACGGCAGGAGATCAG GTCTCTGACGAAGAACCTGTTCAACCCCCAGTTTGGAAGCATCTTCCGCACCTTCCACAACCCCACGTACTTCTCCCGCCGGCTGGTGCGCTTCTCTGATATCTACATGGCTTCCATCAGCTGCCTGCTCAACTACGACGTGAATTTCACCTTCTACCCCCGGCGCACCCCTCTGCAGCACGAGGCGCCGCTCTGGATGGATCAGCTGTGCACGGGCTGCATGAAAACGCCCTTCCTGGAGGAGATGGTGCACATCCGGTGA
- the LOC135453196 gene encoding ubiquinol-cytochrome c reductase complex assembly factor 5: MLVSERLKRLLRLVPGERRFGFYRFLPFFFVLGGAMEWFMINVRIGKETFYDVYRRKQSERQYEARMEKGEFSES; the protein is encoded by the exons ATGCTGGTCAGCGAGAGGCTGAAGCGCCTCTTGAGGCTGGTGCCCGGGGAGCGGCGCTTTGGCTTTTACAGGTTCCTGCCCTTCTTCTTTGTGCTCGGCGGAGCCATGGAATGGTTCATGATCAACGTCCGCATCGGCAAAGAGACCTTCT ATGATGTTTACCGTAGGAAACAATCTGAAAGACAGTACGAGGCAAGGATGGAGAAAGGGGaattttcagaaagctga